The following are encoded in a window of Candidatus Fluviicola riflensis genomic DNA:
- a CDS encoding SsrA-binding protein: protein MSKNEVNIRNKRARFEYHIEDTFTTGMVLGGTEIKSIRNGKASILEAYCVVLNSEVYIRNMHITPYENGSFYNHQPRTDRKLLLTSKEIKKLEKFVQTKGNTIVPLRLFLSEKGWAKLEIACAQGKKLHDKRQDLKEKDDKREMARVMKPR, encoded by the coding sequence ATGTCTAAAAACGAAGTCAACATACGGAATAAACGTGCTCGTTTTGAATATCATATCGAAGATACGTTCACTACCGGAATGGTGTTGGGTGGAACGGAGATCAAGAGTATTCGAAACGGAAAAGCCAGTATTCTGGAAGCTTATTGTGTTGTCTTGAACAGCGAAGTGTATATTCGGAATATGCACATTACGCCATACGAAAATGGTTCGTTTTACAACCATCAACCGCGCACGGACCGCAAGTTGCTGCTGACTTCCAAAGAAATCAAGAAGCTGGAAAAGTTTGTGCAAACAAAAGGGAATACGATTGTTCCGTTACGCTTATTTTTGTCAGAAAAAGGTTGGGCGAAATTGGAAATTGCCTGTGCTCAGGGTAAAAAACTGCACGATAAACGCCAGGATCTGAAAGAGAAAGATGATAAACGCGAAATGGCGCGTGTGATGAAACCGCGTTAA
- a CDS encoding recombination protein RecR has protein sequence MNIPSRYLEDAVEQLSSLPSIGKRTALRLVLNLLQRSDEEVEQFSKVFLDLKQNLKSCSKCGNISDTEICHICNNPARNQQLVCVVEDIRDVMAIESTGTYSGLYHVLGGIISPMDGIGPNDLFIQPLIERAQQGELEEIILALSPTMEGDTTNFYLYKKLANCPVAVTALSRGIAVGSELQYADELTLSRSIQQRTPFTL, from the coding sequence ATGAACATTCCATCCCGTTATTTGGAAGATGCCGTTGAACAATTGAGTTCGTTGCCAAGTATTGGTAAACGAACAGCTTTGCGGCTGGTTTTAAATCTCTTGCAGCGTAGCGACGAGGAAGTCGAACAATTCTCGAAAGTATTCCTTGACCTGAAACAAAACCTGAAAAGCTGCTCAAAATGCGGGAATATTTCGGATACGGAAATTTGTCATATTTGTAATAATCCGGCTCGTAATCAGCAATTGGTGTGTGTTGTAGAGGATATTCGCGACGTAATGGCCATTGAATCTACCGGCACTTATTCGGGATTGTATCATGTTTTGGGCGGAATCATTTCACCGATGGACGGAATCGGCCCCAATGATCTGTTCATACAACCACTCATTGAACGTGCCCAGCAAGGCGAACTGGAGGAAATCATTTTAGCGCTGAGTCCAACCATGGAAGGCGATACCACCAATTTTTACCTCTATAAAAAGTTGGCGAATTGCCCGGTTGCCGTCACAGCTCTTTCACGTGGAATCGCTGTTGGTTCAGAATTACAATACGCCGACGAACTGACGCTTTCGAGGTCGATTCAACAACGGACACCGTTTACATTATAG
- a CDS encoding large-conductance mechanosensitive channel: protein MGLIKEFKEFAMRGNVIDLAVGVIIGGAFGKIVNSIVTDIVMPPIGVLIGGVKFGDLSYTLKDKIPKHMEEVITNGKAVMQEVAEVPAVTINYGNFIQTVLEFLIVAFSIFMVIKAMNRMSNLRKKQEAEAAPATEPGPTKEEVLLTEIRDLLKNK from the coding sequence ATGGGACTAATCAAAGAATTCAAGGAATTCGCCATGCGTGGCAATGTGATCGACCTGGCTGTCGGTGTAATTATCGGCGGTGCATTCGGTAAAATCGTCAACTCGATTGTGACGGACATTGTGATGCCACCGATTGGGGTATTAATTGGTGGTGTTAAGTTCGGAGACTTAAGTTACACCTTGAAGGATAAGATTCCCAAACACATGGAGGAAGTTATTACGAACGGAAAAGCAGTGATGCAGGAAGTTGCAGAAGTTCCCGCTGTTACCATCAATTATGGAAATTTCATCCAAACCGTGTTGGAATTCCTGATTGTTGCCTTTTCTATTTTCATGGTAATCAAAGCGATGAACCGCATGTCGAACCTGCGCAAAAAACAGGAAGCTGAGGCTGCTCCGGCTACTGAACCCGGGCCGACAAAAGAGGAAGTTTTGCTCACCGAAATTCGCGATTTACTCAAGAATAAGTAA
- a CDS encoding bifunctional 3,4-dihydroxy-2-butanone-4-phosphate synthase/GTP cyclohydrolase II has product MTSKLNTIEEAIADIQAGKVIIVVDDEDRENEGDFLTAARNATPEVINFMATHGRGLICAPLLEDRCDELELEMMVAQNSATYETPFTVSVDLIGHGCTTGISASDRSKTVLALIDPNTKPEELGKPGHIFPLRARKEGVLRRAGHTEAATDFARLAGFEPAGVIVEILNEDGTMARLPELLIIAEKFNLKIVSIADLIAYRMKHESLITREVTVEMPTKVGDFELVAYTVNSNKQEHLALVKGTWEPDEPVLVRVHSSCMTGDIFGSCRCDCGPQLEFAMKKINEEGKGVIVYMNQEGRGIGLMNKLRAYKLQEEGYDTVEANIKLGFEGDQREYGIGAQILHDLGVKKIRLMSNNPKKRSGLIGYGLEIVENVAIEVGMNAHNENYLKTKQEKMGHSLKLDK; this is encoded by the coding sequence ATGACAAGTAAGCTAAACACAATAGAAGAGGCAATCGCCGATATTCAAGCAGGAAAAGTAATAATTGTAGTAGATGATGAGGATCGTGAGAACGAAGGCGACTTTTTAACAGCTGCCCGAAACGCGACTCCGGAAGTCATTAATTTCATGGCTACACATGGCCGCGGGCTCATTTGCGCTCCTTTGCTCGAAGACCGTTGCGATGAACTGGAACTGGAAATGATGGTCGCTCAGAATTCAGCCACTTATGAAACACCATTTACCGTTTCCGTCGATTTGATCGGCCATGGCTGTACCACCGGAATCTCGGCCAGTGATCGCTCAAAAACCGTGCTGGCATTGATTGACCCCAATACCAAACCCGAAGAATTAGGAAAACCAGGACACATCTTCCCGCTTCGTGCCCGAAAAGAGGGTGTTTTACGCAGAGCAGGACACACCGAAGCTGCCACCGATTTTGCCCGCCTCGCAGGTTTTGAACCCGCTGGTGTGATTGTTGAAATCCTCAACGAAGACGGTACCATGGCGCGTTTGCCCGAACTATTGATCATTGCAGAAAAATTCAATCTCAAAATAGTATCCATAGCAGACTTAATTGCGTATCGCATGAAACACGAATCATTAATTACACGAGAAGTGACGGTCGAAATGCCCACCAAAGTGGGTGATTTTGAACTGGTAGCTTACACAGTCAATTCAAACAAACAAGAACATTTAGCTTTAGTAAAAGGAACCTGGGAACCAGACGAACCTGTTTTGGTGCGCGTGCATTCTTCGTGCATGACCGGTGATATTTTCGGGTCGTGCCGCTGTGATTGCGGGCCACAGCTGGAATTCGCGATGAAAAAGATCAATGAGGAAGGAAAAGGCGTGATTGTTTACATGAACCAGGAAGGCCGCGGAATTGGTCTGATGAACAAATTGCGGGCTTACAAGCTCCAGGAAGAAGGTTATGACACCGTTGAAGCCAATATCAAACTTGGCTTTGAAGGTGATCAGCGCGAATACGGGATCGGTGCGCAGATTCTGCACGATTTGGGCGTGAAGAAAATCCGCCTGATGTCGAACAACCCGAAAAAACGCTCAGGATTGATTGGTTACGGCCTTGAAATCGTTGAAAATGTGGCTATTGAAGTCGGAATGAACGCTCACAACGAAAATTACCTGAAAACCAAACAGGAAAAAATGGGACATTCGTTGAAACTGGATAAATAA
- a CDS encoding lipoprotein-releasing system ATP-binding protein LolD translates to MLRAVGLQKKYGQLDVLKGIDLEIASGEIVSIVGSSGAGKTTLLQLLGTLDKPDNGIVELDGVNPFQLSSKELARFRNTQIGFVFQFHQLLPEFTAMENVMMPALINGVSKQEAQQRALELLNQLGLADRATHQPSALSGGEQQRVAVARALVNKPKVVFADEPSGNLDSKNAKELHQLFFDLRRDMGQTFVIVTHNNQLAEMADRTLTMQDGLIVS, encoded by the coding sequence ATGCTGAGAGCTGTCGGTTTACAAAAAAAATACGGTCAACTCGACGTATTAAAAGGAATAGATCTTGAAATTGCTTCCGGAGAAATCGTCTCAATAGTCGGTTCTTCGGGAGCAGGCAAGACTACCCTGCTTCAATTGCTGGGAACGCTCGATAAACCTGATAACGGAATTGTGGAACTGGACGGCGTGAATCCGTTTCAGCTTTCATCGAAAGAACTGGCACGATTTCGCAACACGCAGATTGGCTTTGTCTTTCAGTTTCATCAGCTTCTTCCTGAATTTACCGCAATGGAAAACGTGATGATGCCTGCGTTGATCAATGGTGTTTCAAAACAAGAGGCACAACAACGTGCGCTGGAATTGCTCAATCAACTGGGCCTTGCCGATCGCGCAACGCATCAGCCATCAGCGCTTTCGGGTGGAGAACAACAGCGCGTCGCAGTAGCCAGAGCTTTGGTCAATAAACCCAAAGTGGTTTTTGCCGATGAACCTTCCGGAAATCTCGATTCGAAAAATGCCAAAGAATTGCACCAATTGTTTTTTGATCTGCGCCGCGATATGGGACAAACTTTCGTGATTGTGACACACAATAACCAATTGGCTGAAATGGCTGATCGTACGCTCACGATGCAAGACGGACTGATCGTTTCATGA
- a CDS encoding TIGR02757 family protein — protein sequence MSFADLKEFLDFKANEYNNPKFIESDPIQLAHRFQEKEDIEIVGFLMATIAWGNRKSIITSGERILTIMEHDPYNFIRDYKPFESAFVHRTFNAEDLHAFFASLQRIYKSGGLEQAFAQHSEHPGVLGRIANFRSVFTADSFPDRTQKHISNPLKNSSSKRLNMYLRWMVRNDKKGVDFGIWRNISPSELHLPLDVHTGNVGRKLGLLHRTQNDWKAVAEIQEYLVKMDANDPCKYDFALFGLGAFEGF from the coding sequence ATGTCGTTTGCCGATCTCAAAGAATTTCTCGACTTCAAAGCCAATGAATACAACAATCCGAAATTCATCGAATCGGATCCTATTCAACTGGCTCACCGTTTTCAGGAAAAAGAAGATATTGAAATTGTCGGTTTTCTGATGGCAACGATTGCTTGGGGAAATCGCAAATCGATCATTACCAGTGGTGAACGGATTTTGACCATCATGGAACACGATCCCTATAATTTCATCCGCGATTACAAACCGTTTGAATCCGCGTTTGTACACAGAACCTTTAATGCTGAAGATTTACATGCCTTTTTCGCCAGTTTACAGCGTATTTATAAATCCGGCGGACTGGAGCAAGCCTTCGCTCAACACAGTGAACATCCGGGTGTTTTAGGCCGGATTGCCAACTTTCGTTCGGTTTTTACGGCAGATTCGTTTCCCGACCGTACGCAAAAACACATTTCCAATCCACTAAAAAATTCTTCATCCAAGCGTCTGAACATGTACCTGCGCTGGATGGTCCGCAACGATAAAAAAGGCGTTGATTTCGGAATTTGGCGCAACATTTCTCCTTCCGAATTGCATTTACCATTAGATGTTCACACCGGAAACGTCGGCCGCAAACTCGGATTGCTTCATAGGACACAAAATGATTGGAAAGCCGTTGCCGAAATTCAGGAATATCTGGTAAAAATGGATGCAAACGATCCGTGTAAATATGATTTCGCGTTGTTTGGGCTGGGAGCTTTTGAGGGCTTCTGA
- a CDS encoding threonylcarbamoyl-AMP synthase yields the protein MFIEINPSNMDQRLITQIVESLRKGELIVFPTDTVYAIGCDVCNKKALAALAKWKGVKLQKANFSIICSDLSQLSDYVKQVDRGIFRLLKQSLPGPFTFILQATNEVSKLFDSSKKEIGIRIPDNKITLAIVEALGNPMATTSFHDDEDEITDYFVDPSVIYERFDDEFAFIIDGGLGHLEASTIVDCTSGTAEIVRQGIGHIDL from the coding sequence ATGTTCATAGAAATCAATCCATCGAATATGGATCAGCGACTCATCACTCAGATAGTCGAGTCGCTGCGCAAAGGAGAACTTATTGTTTTTCCGACAGATACCGTATATGCCATTGGCTGCGATGTGTGTAACAAAAAAGCGTTGGCGGCATTGGCGAAATGGAAAGGCGTGAAACTACAGAAAGCCAATTTTTCGATTATTTGTTCAGATCTCAGCCAATTATCCGACTACGTAAAACAGGTTGACCGCGGCATTTTCCGCTTGCTGAAACAATCGCTTCCCGGACCATTTACCTTTATTTTACAAGCAACCAACGAAGTTTCCAAGTTATTTGATTCCAGTAAAAAAGAAATCGGGATCCGTATTCCGGATAATAAAATCACACTGGCCATTGTGGAAGCACTTGGAAACCCAATGGCGACGACCTCTTTTCACGATGACGAAGATGAAATTACAGATTACTTTGTGGATCCCTCAGTAATTTACGAACGTTTCGATGACGAATTTGCCTTTATCATCGATGGCGGATTGGGACATCTGGAAGCTTCCACTATTGTTGACTGTACAAGCGGAACGGCTGAAATCGTGCGACAGGGAATCGGACACATCGATCTATGA
- a CDS encoding phosphosulfolactate synthase, whose amino-acid sequence MNFDLPFIPERTQQPRNHGLTMMMDKGLSLREAEHFVEGNAHLTDIVKFGFGTAYVTKNLEEKLQLYKDAGLRTYFGGTLFEAFYARGKFEDYLRLLDKYKMDLAEISDGSIIINHDEKLELIHRLSKTRTVMSEVGSKDSGILISPGRWIKMMSTELEAGSWKVIAEGREAGNVGVFRPNGTAHTMLINKIIARVNPEDILWEAPQKNQQVWFVKLFGANVNLGNIGPNEVIPLECLRLGLRGDTFFEFLPSDYAERLKQVDSDEVEDEA is encoded by the coding sequence ATGAATTTTGACTTACCGTTCATTCCCGAACGCACACAACAACCACGGAATCATGGTTTGACCATGATGATGGATAAAGGATTAAGTCTGCGCGAAGCAGAACACTTTGTTGAAGGAAACGCACATTTGACCGATATTGTCAAGTTTGGTTTCGGAACTGCATATGTGACCAAGAACCTTGAAGAAAAACTGCAATTGTACAAAGATGCCGGTTTGCGTACTTACTTTGGCGGAACGCTCTTTGAAGCATTTTATGCCCGTGGGAAATTTGAAGATTACCTTCGTTTGCTCGATAAATACAAAATGGACCTGGCTGAAATTTCAGACGGCTCCATTATCATTAATCACGACGAAAAACTGGAATTGATCCATCGTTTATCAAAAACCCGCACTGTTATGTCGGAAGTTGGTTCAAAAGATTCCGGTATTCTGATCAGTCCGGGACGTTGGATCAAAATGATGAGTACCGAACTCGAAGCAGGTTCATGGAAGGTAATCGCTGAAGGTCGTGAGGCTGGAAACGTCGGCGTTTTTCGTCCGAACGGAACAGCACATACCATGCTCATCAACAAGATCATTGCCCGTGTAAATCCGGAAGATATTTTGTGGGAAGCACCGCAAAAGAACCAGCAGGTATGGTTCGTGAAATTGTTTGGCGCCAACGTGAACCTTGGAAATATCGGTCCGAATGAAGTAATCCCACTGGAATGCCTGCGTTTGGGATTGAGAGGCGATACATTCTTTGAATTCCTTCCTTCTGATTACGCTGAACGGCTCAAACAAGTCGATTCTGACGAGGTGGAAGACGAAGCATAA
- a CDS encoding AraC family transcriptional regulator: MTTIDSFHIIGISVRTTNENAQSATDIGALWQRFMAEQIMAKIPSKTDNDIVCVYTDYEKDHTAPYTTLLGCKVENLDHIPEGMTGKTINSNSYEQFTAVGNAQEGAVYNEWIKIWNSDLNRAYTADFEVYSAESFDPVNGKVPIFIAVK; this comes from the coding sequence ATGACAACAATTGATTCATTCCACATCATCGGAATTTCGGTACGCACTACCAATGAAAATGCACAATCGGCAACAGATATCGGGGCGCTTTGGCAACGGTTTATGGCGGAACAAATTATGGCAAAGATTCCGTCGAAAACAGATAACGACATTGTTTGCGTATACACCGATTACGAAAAAGACCACACTGCTCCATACACTACTTTACTGGGTTGTAAAGTCGAAAACCTGGACCATATTCCCGAAGGAATGACCGGTAAAACAATCAATTCCAATTCGTATGAACAATTTACTGCTGTCGGAAACGCACAGGAAGGCGCTGTTTACAACGAATGGATAAAAATCTGGAATTCAGATCTAAACCGTGCTTATACCGCCGATTTTGAAGTTTATAGCGCTGAATCGTTTGATCCGGTAAATGGTAAAGTTCCGATATTTATTGCTGTAAAATGA
- a CDS encoding 30S ribosomal protein S1, which produces MAKQISAQGSADFDWDALALDGYTLIERSEMADVYGKTLTSINEKEVIEGTVIAVTKKEVIINVGYKSEGVIPASEFRYNPDLKAGDTVDVFVECQEDKTGQLVISHRTARMHKAWIRVNDVLRTGEVITGFVKCRTKGGLIVDVFGIEAFLPGSQIDVKPIRDYDVYVGKNMEFKVVKINQEFRNVVVSHKALIEAELEEQKKQIISGLEKGQVLEGTVKNITSYGVFIDLGGVDGLIHITDLSWGRVNHPEEIVELDQKLNVVILDFDDDKKRIALGLKQLQPHPWDALDTNLAVGDKIAGKVVVLADYGAFIEIAAGVEGLIHVSEMSWSQHLRSAQDFMTVGDTVEAVILTLDREERKMSLGIKQLMPDPWSAIEAKYAVNTRHKAKVRNFTNFGVFVELEEGVDGLIHISDLSWQKKIKHPSEFCKVGDEMEVVVLEIDRENRRISLGHKQLEENPWEVFETIFGEGSVHQGTIIETKDKAGVVALPYGVEGICPSKHLRKEDGTNAKVEETLDFKVIEFNKEAKKIVVSHTRTFEEGIDEKPTKSSSSTGNKKATGGNNAGSATSQAVKAINQGNEKSTLGDLDALAALKEKMEGGE; this is translated from the coding sequence ATGGCAAAACAAATTAGCGCGCAGGGTTCTGCGGATTTTGATTGGGACGCATTAGCGTTAGACGGTTATACCTTGATTGAACGTTCTGAAATGGCAGACGTTTACGGTAAAACCCTTACTTCTATCAACGAGAAAGAAGTAATTGAAGGAACTGTGATCGCAGTGACTAAAAAAGAAGTAATCATCAATGTTGGTTACAAATCGGAAGGTGTGATTCCTGCTTCTGAATTCCGTTACAACCCGGATTTGAAAGCTGGAGATACAGTTGACGTATTCGTAGAATGCCAGGAAGACAAAACAGGTCAGCTGGTTATTTCTCACCGTACGGCACGTATGCACAAAGCATGGATTCGTGTAAACGATGTATTGCGTACCGGTGAAGTAATTACAGGTTTCGTGAAATGTCGTACGAAAGGTGGTTTGATCGTAGATGTATTTGGAATTGAGGCGTTCTTGCCAGGTTCACAAATCGACGTGAAGCCTATCCGTGACTACGATGTATACGTTGGTAAAAACATGGAATTCAAAGTGGTGAAAATCAACCAGGAATTCCGTAACGTAGTTGTTTCGCACAAAGCATTGATCGAAGCAGAACTCGAAGAACAAAAGAAACAAATTATCTCCGGCCTCGAAAAAGGACAAGTATTGGAAGGTACTGTGAAAAACATTACTTCTTATGGTGTCTTCATCGACTTGGGTGGTGTAGATGGTTTGATTCACATTACAGACCTTTCTTGGGGTCGTGTAAATCATCCGGAAGAGATCGTGGAATTGGATCAGAAATTGAACGTTGTAATCTTAGACTTCGATGATGATAAAAAACGTATCGCTCTTGGATTGAAACAATTGCAACCACATCCATGGGATGCATTGGATACTAACTTAGCTGTTGGTGACAAAATCGCAGGAAAAGTAGTTGTATTGGCAGATTACGGTGCATTCATCGAAATCGCTGCAGGAGTTGAAGGGTTGATCCACGTTTCAGAAATGAGCTGGTCACAACACTTGCGTTCTGCGCAGGATTTCATGACTGTTGGTGATACAGTTGAAGCGGTGATCCTTACATTGGATCGCGAAGAGCGCAAAATGTCATTGGGTATCAAACAATTGATGCCAGATCCATGGTCCGCTATCGAAGCCAAATACGCTGTTAATACACGTCATAAAGCAAAAGTTCGCAACTTCACTAACTTCGGCGTATTCGTTGAATTGGAAGAAGGTGTTGACGGATTGATCCACATTTCAGATCTTTCTTGGCAAAAGAAAATCAAACACCCGTCTGAGTTCTGCAAAGTAGGTGACGAAATGGAAGTTGTGGTATTGGAAATCGATCGTGAAAACCGTCGTATCTCTTTAGGTCACAAACAATTGGAAGAAAATCCATGGGAAGTATTCGAAACAATCTTCGGAGAAGGTTCGGTACACCAGGGAACAATCATTGAAACCAAAGACAAAGCCGGTGTTGTTGCATTGCCTTACGGTGTAGAAGGAATTTGTCCTTCTAAACACTTACGTAAAGAAGATGGAACCAACGCGAAAGTGGAAGAGACATTGGATTTCAAAGTGATTGAATTCAATAAAGAAGCGAAGAAAATTGTTGTATCTCACACACGGACGTTCGAAGAAGGTATCGATGAGAAACCAACAAAATCATCAAGCTCTACAGGCAACAAGAAAGCAACCGGCGGTAACAACGCAGGAAGTGCTACTTCTCAAGCTGTAAAAGCAATCAACCAAGGTAATGAAAAATCAACTTTAGGTGATTTGGATGCTTTGGCTGCTTTGAAAGAAAAAATGGAAGGCGGAGAGTAA
- a CDS encoding PadR family transcriptional regulator, whose amino-acid sequence MNVENTQAQMRKGILEFCILSILNQGEAYPSEILDRLKTGKLIVVEGTLYPLLTRLKNMELLTYRWEESTSGPPRKYYSITESGKESLAALLITWNELQHAVTTVTAQQNEL is encoded by the coding sequence ATGAATGTAGAAAACACCCAGGCACAAATGCGGAAAGGAATCCTGGAGTTTTGTATTCTCAGCATTCTGAACCAGGGAGAAGCTTATCCTTCCGAAATACTTGACCGGCTCAAAACCGGAAAGTTGATCGTAGTGGAAGGAACACTTTACCCCTTGCTCACCCGCTTGAAGAATATGGAACTCCTCACCTATCGCTGGGAAGAATCCACTTCCGGTCCGCCGCGAAAATATTACAGCATCACGGAGTCAGGAAAGGAATCACTGGCCGCATTGCTAATCACTTGGAATGAATTACAACATGCCGTAACTACGGTTACCGCTCAACAAAACGAATTATGA